A portion of the Kazachstania africana CBS 2517 chromosome 2, complete genome genome contains these proteins:
- the HST4 gene encoding NAD-dependent histone deacetylase HST4 (similar to Saccharomyces cerevisiae HST4 (YDR191W); ancestral locus Anc_8.396): MEMNTGNYERSVSAPITPPSTVKKETKFVAHEKVKPRRLFRSVSSKSKYRPKPNTCLELDSGLGKPSESKNLDLLAHVLQNSQQMVMITGAGISTHAGIQDFRSQNGLYRTSTSMKSLFDYNQVYSNEQTTANFNKLMVDIYEKSNNADPTPFHLLIDKINRQGRLRRVYTQNIDSIEWKLLSDLKNSSKLVQLHGTILKTKCNKCQKIEDFETQLFPVSADSSLPLIPNCKQCEEFEMVRSVAGLRSKGVGKIRPMITLYNEPYHENSDTLAKIINHDLKYNKIDCLLIVGTTLSIQSVKTLAVNFTKLIKSKGRKGYVIFISNEMPSDNLLKLFKDGIDLIVLGDCQKLYNFL, encoded by the coding sequence ATGGAAATGAACACAGGAAACTACGAGAGAAGTGTGTCCGCACCTATAACACCACCTTCGACGGTCAAGAAAGAGACCAAATTCGTGGCACATGAAAAGGTCAAGCCAAGGAGGCTATTCAGATCTGTTTCTAGCAAGTCGAAATATAGGCCCAAACCAAATACATGTTTAGAACTGGATAGTGGACTAGGAAAACCGTCAGAGTCTAAAAATCTGGATTTACTGGCACACGTTTTACAAAATTCACAACAAATGGTAATGATCACCGGCGCAGGTATCTCAACTCATGCAGGAATACAAGATTTTAGGTCACAAAATGGTCTGTATAGAACTTCCACGTCTATGAAATCTCTTTTCGATTACAACCAAGTATACTCGAATGAACAAACAACTGCcaatttcaacaaattaATGGTCGACATCTATGAAAAATCTAACAATGCAGACCCAACACCATTCCATTTATTAATAGATAAGATAAATAGGCAAGGTAGACTGAGGCGTGTCTATACGCAGAATATTGACTCTATAGAATGGAAATTGCTTTCTGAtctaaaaaattcaagtaAATTGGTTCAATTGCATGGTACAATACTGAAAACTAAATGTAATAAAtgtcaaaaaattgaagattttgaaactcAGCTGTTTCCAGTATCAGCTGATAGTTCTCTCCCGTTGATACCAAACTGCAAACAATgtgaagaatttgaaatggtACGAAGTGTCGCCGGTTTGAGATCCAAAGGTGTTGGTAAAATAAGGCCTATGATTACTTTATATAATGAACCGTACCATGAAAATAGTGACACTTTAGCCAAAATCATTAATCATGATTTAAAgtataataaaattgacTGTCTTTTGATAGTAGGAACAACATTATCAATTCAGAGTGTCAAGACGTTAGCGGTAAATTTCACgaaattgatcaaatctAAAGGAAGAAAAGGTTATGTCATAttcatttcaaatgaaatgCCCAGTGATAATTTACTTAAATTGTTTAAGGATGGGattgatttgattgttCTGGGTGATTGTCAAAagttatataattttttatag